The genomic interval ATGGAGGCGCTCGCCATCCCGCACAACTCCAACGGCTCGAACGGACTGATGTTCCGCCTCGCCACATACGCCGGCGAGCCGCTCGACGCCGCCTACGCCGATACCCGCATGCGCAACGAGCCGGTGGTGGAGATCACGCAGACCAAGGGCACGTCAGACACGCACCCGGCCCTCTCGCCCAACGACGAATGGGCGGACTTCGAGATCTGGTCCTACCGGATCGGCGGCGGTACGACCCCGAGCCAGCCGTCCGGCAGCTACGTGCGGGAGGCCTACCTGAACGGCCTGCTCCTGGAGGAAGAACAGGGCATCAACCCGTTCCGCTTCGGTCTCGTCGGAGCCACCGACAACCATGCCGCGGCAAGCGCGCTCAACGAGTCCGACTTCTTCACGGCGGGCGGCCTCCCGCAACGCGGTATCGCCATACCGCTCGATCAGCCGCGTCCGGACGGCAGCCGGTACAGCGCCTCGGCGCTCGGTCCGATCCGGGGTGCGTCGGGCCTGACCGGTGCGTGGGCGGAAGAAAACACACGCGACGCGATATTCGATGCGTTCCGCCGCAAGGAGACGTTCGCCACGACCGGGCCCCGTATGCGACTCCGTTTCTTCGGCGGCTACGACTATGCGGACGACCTGCTGGACGACCGCGATATGGTGGCCCGAGCATACGACGGCGGCGTTCCGATGGGTGGCGACCTCGTCGCGCCCGGTTCACGCGTTCCCCGGTTTCTCGTCTGGGCGAGCCAGGATCCGGCCGGCACGCCGCTGGCGCGCGTGCAGATCATCAAGGGCTGGGTCGATGGCGGTGAAGCGCACGAGAGAGTCTACGATGTTGCCTGCTCGGATGGCCTGTCCGTGGATCCGGCGACCCAGCGCTGCCCGGACAACGGCGCCACCGTGAACCTCGACGACTGCGGTGTCAGCTCGGACGCCGGCGACGCGGAGTTGCGGACCTTGTGGTCGGATCCGGACTTCGATCCCGAGCGGCGCGCCTTCTACTACGTGCGCGTGCTCGAGAACCCGTCCTGCCGCTGGTCCACTTGGGAAGCGGTTCGCGCCGGCGTTGAACCGAGGCCTGATTTGCCGGCCACCATCCAGGAGCGCGCCTGGTCGTCGCCAATCTGGATTACCCCCTGACCGTCACGACGCAGCGCATCGGGGCCTGGCGGCGGCGGGAGGCGGCGCACGTGGGCCCTGCCCAACACGCGGCGGGCATGGTCATTGCCGGGATGCTGGCGCTCGCGATCGCGGGAGCCGTGTGGCCCGCGGTTCCGACGCTGTCGGCCGCCGTTCTGGCCTGGATTGCGCTGGCGCTACTCTGGCCGAACATCGGTAGGCGGCAGCAATTCCAGGCGCTGATGTTCATCGCGGCGGGTCTGGCCGCCTTCGCCTGGGGCGCAAGCCAGGGCGCGCCGCTGCGATTCGACAGTCTCCTGGGCCAGAACCAGCCGATCCTGTCGATGCTGGCCGCCGTTACCCTGCTGCGCCTCCTGAACCGGCCTCCGCGCGTGGACGAACCTGAACTGCCACGAGGCAGGGGCGCCTACCTTCAGAGCATGCTGGGCGTGCACGCTTTCGGGTCGATCATCAACATCTCCGCCGTCATCATCATGGCCGACCGGCTGGCACGCGTGCTGCCGCTCGGATTCAACCAGGCGCAGCTCTTCAGCAGGGCGTTCACCGCCGTCGCCTTCTACTCGCCGTTCATCGGCGGCGTCGCCCTGGCCCTTTCGTACACGCCCGGGTCGAGCCCGGTGGTAATGATGCTGTTCGGACTCCCCCTGGCCGCCGCGTCCTTCGTGCTGCTGTACTGGTACGCGTCAAGTGGCCGGGCCGAGGAGGTCCGGACCTTCCGCGGCTACCCACTGCATCCCCAGGATCTGAAGGTGCCGTTAACCCTCGGCGCCGCGGTGCTCATTGCTGCCACCGTGTTGCCGGGTTACTCGGTGCTCGCGCTCATCACCATGGTCACTCCGGCGGTGGTCGTGGCCGTGCTGATCAAGCGCAAAGGCTTGCGCGGCCTGCGCCCGGCCCTGGCGGAATACGTGAGGGAGCGAGCCCCGCAGATGGGCAGCGAGCTGGCGCTGTTCCTTGGCGCCGGGGTGCTGGCGGCGGGCGTCGTTGCCGCGGCGGCGGGTTCGGGCGACTGGACGCTGCTACCGCGCCTGGACGCCTTCCACGCCGCTCTTCTCGTTTTCGTCTTCATCGTCGCCTCACTGGTGTGCGTTCACCCCGCCGTGTTGATGGGTATCACGGTGGCGTTGGCAGAGACCGTGGAACTCGACCCGACGCTGCTGGCGACGACGTTTGCGATGGGCTGGGGTCTCGGCTGCGCCGTCAATCCCCTGTCCGGAGTGAACGTGGTGCTCGCCACCCGGTACGGCGCCGACAACTGGCGAATCGCGCGGAGCAACATCGTCTATAGCGCAACCTTGTATCCGGTGGCGGCAGCATTGCTCTATTTGTACGAGTTCATCCGACTGTAGGACGGCGCCGGGCGCCTCGCCGCTCTCGTTGCTACACGGGGTTTCACGACGGGCTGCTAGAAGAAGGCTTGCGCGTGCCACGAGTCAGCCGCCGGGACTTCCCACCGTCCCGCTCGCACTTCGCCGAGACTCGTCAGCGTATTGTTGAACACGGTGGTATCGGGCCCAACCTTGCCTGCGTCCGCAAGGCGGGCGAAGGCGTCGCGCGGCACGCGGGCGATCGCTTCGCCCTGACGGAACAGCACCGGCGCATGGTTGACCAGCTCCACGTCGATCTCCTCTTGAAGCTCCTGCATCCGTCGGACGAGGGCGTCGATGGAACAGCCCGACGGACCAGCGGCCCGCTGATCCACCGCGATGAAGAGGAACTGGCCGTACACGAGATCACGGCCTGCCGTCAGGGGAACTGCATGCGCCCCCCACTGATTGATAAAGGCATCCACCTCGGCGAGCAGGCGGGCCTGTTCCGGCTCGGTCAGCTTCCGCGCCGCCGAGAAAATCCACACGCGGGCATCACCGGGCAACTCGTCGAACTCGATCCGCGGCATCCAGGTCCTCCTCCGTTCTTCACTCGTCAATAGAATACAGGCCCGTGGCCACCAGCCTTCCTCCCGATGTGGCGCCGCCGTCCGCCGTGACGGTCCACAGGATTACGGCGACGACGCACGGCCGGTTTCTCGTGGCGCCGGCCGAGAGCCCGGGCCCGGCCCCGATCCTTGTCGGTTTCCATGGTTACGGCGAGCACGCCGAACGTCACCTCAAGCAACTCGACCGCATTCCCGGCAGCGGAGGCTGGATCCGGGTCGCCGTGCAGGCGCTTCACCGGCACTACAGCAAGAGCCGCCGGCACGTCGTCGGGAGCTGGATGACACGTCAGGACCGGGCATACGCCATCGCCGACAACATCGCCTACGTTAATGGCGTCGTGCGGGCCGTTCGCAGGGATTACGCAACCGCTCCTCCACTGGTCTACTGCGGCTTCTCCCAAGGTGTCGCCATGGCGTACCGGGCCGCCCTGCGCGCCGGGCATCCGTGCCGCGGCGTGATCGCAGTGGCCGGCGACGTGCCGCCCGAGTTGCAGACCGATCCGGACGCTGACTGGCCGCCGGTCTTGATCGGACGGGGCCGTCTGGACACCTGGTACACCCAGGAGAAGCTGGACGCCGATCTGAGCTTCCTGCGCCGCACCAGGGCGCAGGCGGAGTCGCTCGTTCTCGATAGCGGCCACGAATGGACCGACGAATTCCGCGCGGCGGCTGGTCGTTTTCTGGCGGAGCTTCTGTGATGGCGACACCCTTCAGTATTCCTCTCGATGGATCCGAGCCGGTCAGCGCGCTGGACTACGCGCCCGAGCCGGAAGCTGCTGCCGCCCTCGGCGCGACCCTCATCCTGGCGCACGGGGCCGGGGCGCCGCAGACCCATCCGTTCATGACCGCCTTCGGCCGCGGCCTGTCAAGTCGCGGCCTTCGCGTCGTCACCTTCAACTTTCCCTATATGGAGCGGAGGCGGCGCTATCCGGACCCCGGCAGGCGGCTCGAAGCGTGCTACCGGGCCGTAATCGCGGACGTGCGCAAGCGGCAGGCGAACGCCCGGTCCCGCCTCCTCGTCGGGGGCAAGTCAATGGGCGGGCGCATCGCGACACAGGTCGTCGCTCAAGATACGGGCGTCGAAGCCTCACTTGGTGTCGATGGCCTGGTGCTGCTGGGCTATCCGCTGCATCCGCCCGGCCGCCCGGACAAGTTGCGCGACGCGCATCTGCCGTCCATTGCCGCACCCATGTTGTTCGTGCAGGGCAGCCGCGACACGTTCGGCACGCCCGATGAACTTCGTCCCGTGCTCGCCGGCTGCGCCTTGGCCGAGTTGTTCGTCGTCGAAGGCGGGGAGCACTCGTTCAAGGTGCGCGGGAAGAACGCCCCAAGCGAAGCGGAGATTCATTCGACCGTGCAGGACGCCGTCATCGAGTGGTGCGGGCGGCGGCTGCGGTAACTGCCTCGGCTTCCGCAATTCCGGCGACAGAAGCCGGCACGCGGAAGGGGCTAACGTGCGAGGCTTGTGGCCCTAGGAAACAACGGCTCGTCCGGGGGCGGAAGCCGCGACGGGTCAATCTGCATGACCGCGTGCCGTCCCACCCCCGCGGGTCGAATGCGGAAGGTCGCGGTGGGGGTGCGGATCGTGCCCGCGACCACGTTCCGGTTGACCACCAGCGTCATCGTTCCCGACTCAACGCCCGCCAGGCGACCGGAAAGTGCATAGCCACCGGAGAACGTCGTCGTCCGCCGTTCGACGATGCCGGTCAAGGTGGCGTCGTCGAAGAGGTTCAGAGTGAGGGCCGGGGGCCCGGACGGCCACAT from Acidobacteriota bacterium carries:
- a CDS encoding phospholipase — its product is MATSLPPDVAPPSAVTVHRITATTHGRFLVAPAESPGPAPILVGFHGYGEHAERHLKQLDRIPGSGGWIRVAVQALHRHYSKSRRHVVGSWMTRQDRAYAIADNIAYVNGVVRAVRRDYATAPPLVYCGFSQGVAMAYRAALRAGHPCRGVIAVAGDVPPELQTDPDADWPPVLIGRGRLDTWYTQEKLDADLSFLRRTRAQAESLVLDSGHEWTDEFRAAAGRFLAELL
- a CDS encoding DUF3604 domain-containing protein, whose translation is MAAGCGGDDGSATGVTEPAAPGSEPATPGAGPNPLRNAYFGDLHTHTRLSYDAFLNGTRAGPDDAYRYAQGEPLTHPAGFDVQLDAPLDFFAVTDHASFLGMLPAMLDPEQEVSRHPDAAVARQIASGELSGADRARAYAGIRAHTLGDRDDLIDMDVVRSAWQETIAAAERHYQPGSFTTFIGYEFTGSPENQNLHRNVIFRGSAAPDVPFSRLDSFNPEELWAWMDRNREAGMEALAIPHNSNGSNGLMFRLATYAGEPLDAAYADTRMRNEPVVEITQTKGTSDTHPALSPNDEWADFEIWSYRIGGGTTPSQPSGSYVREAYLNGLLLEEEQGINPFRFGLVGATDNHAAASALNESDFFTAGGLPQRGIAIPLDQPRPDGSRYSASALGPIRGASGLTGAWAEENTRDAIFDAFRRKETFATTGPRMRLRFFGGYDYADDLLDDRDMVARAYDGGVPMGGDLVAPGSRVPRFLVWASQDPAGTPLARVQIIKGWVDGGEAHERVYDVACSDGLSVDPATQRCPDNGATVNLDDCGVSSDAGDAELRTLWSDPDFDPERRAFYYVRVLENPSCRWSTWEAVRAGVEPRPDLPATIQERAWSSPIWITP
- a CDS encoding ABC transporter ATPase, with product MPRIEFDELPGDARVWIFSAARKLTEPEQARLLAEVDAFINQWGAHAVPLTAGRDLVYGQFLFIAVDQRAAGPSGCSIDALVRRMQELQEEIDVELVNHAPVLFRQGEAIARVPRDAFARLADAGKVGPDTTVFNNTLTSLGEVRAGRWEVPAADSWHAQAFF
- a CDS encoding dienelactone hydrolase codes for the protein MDRRIPRGGWSFSGGASVMATPFSIPLDGSEPVSALDYAPEPEAAAALGATLILAHGAGAPQTHPFMTAFGRGLSSRGLRVVTFNFPYMERRRRYPDPGRRLEACYRAVIADVRKRQANARSRLLVGGKSMGGRIATQVVAQDTGVEASLGVDGLVLLGYPLHPPGRPDKLRDAHLPSIAAPMLFVQGSRDTFGTPDELRPVLAGCALAELFVVEGGEHSFKVRGKNAPSEAEIHSTVQDAVIEWCGRRLR